The Neovison vison isolate M4711 chromosome 5, ASM_NN_V1, whole genome shotgun sequence genome includes a region encoding these proteins:
- the LOC122906184 gene encoding tubulin gamma-1 chain translates to MPREIITLQLGQCGNQIGFEFWKQLCAEHGISPEGIVEEFATEGTDRKDVFFYQADDEHYIPRAVLLDLEPRVIHSILNSPYAKLYNPENIYLSEHGGGAGNNWASGFSQGEKIHEDIFDIIDREADGSDSLEGFVLCHSIAGGTGSGLGSYLLERLNDRYPKKLVQTYSVFPNQDEMSDVVVQPYNSLLTLKRLTQNADCVVVLDNTALNRIATDRLHIQNPSFSQINQLVSTIMSASTTTLRYPGYMNNDLIGLIASLIPTPRLHFLMTGYTPLTTDQSVASVRKTTVLDVMRRLLQPKNVMVSTGRDRQTNHCYIAILNIIQGEVDPTQVHKSLQRIRERKLANFIPWGPASIQVALSRKSPYLPSAHRVSGLMMANHTSISSLFERTCRQYDKLRKREAFLEQFRKEDIFKENFDELDTSREVVQQLIDEYHAATRPDYISWGAQEQ, encoded by the exons ATGCCGAGGGAAATCATCACCCTACAGTTGGGCCAGTGCGGCAATCAGA TTGGGTTCGAGTTCTGGAAACAGCTGTGCGCCGAGCATGGTATCAGCCCCGAGGGCATCGTGGAGGAGTTCGCCACCGAGGGCACTGACCGCAAGGACGTCTTTTTCTACCAG GCAGACGATGAGCACTACATCCCCAGGGCGGTGCTGCTGGACTTGGAGCCCCGGGTGATCCACTCCATCCTCAACTCCCCCTATGCGAAGCTCTACAACCCAGAGAACATCTACCTGTCGGAGCATGGAGGAGGAGCTGGCAACAACTGGGCCAGTGGATTCTCGCAG GGAGAGAAGATCCATGAGGACATTTTCGACATCATAGATCGGGAGGCAGATGGCAGTGACAGTCTAGAG ggcttCGTGCTGTGTCACTCCATCGCTGGGGGGACAGGCTCTGGCCTGGGCTCCTACCTCTTAGAAAGGCTGAATGACAG GTACCCCAAGAAGCTGGTGCAGACGTACTCAGTGTTTCCCAACCAGGACGAGATGAGCGATGTGGTGGTCCAGCCCTACAACTCACTGCTCACACTCAAGAGGCTGACCCAGAATGCAGACTGTGTG GTGGTGTTGGACAACACAGCCCTGAACCGGATCGCCACAGACCGCCTGCACATCCAGAACCCGTCCTTCTCCCAGATCAACCAGCTG GTGTCCACCATCATGTCAGCCAGCACCACCACCCTGCGCTACCCCGGCTACATGAACAACGACCTCATCGGCCTCATCGCCTCGCTCATTCCCACTCCTCGACTCCACTTCCTCATGACGGGCTACACCCCGCTCACCACGGACCAGTCG GTGGCCAGCGTGCGGAAGACCACGGTCCTGGATGTCATGAGGCGACTGCTGCAGCCCAAGAACGTGATGGTGTCCACGGGCCGGGATCGCCAGACCAACCACTGCTACATCGCCATCCTCAACATCATCCAGGGGGAGGTGGACCCCACCCAG GTCCACAAGAGTCTGCAGAGGATCCGGGAACGGAAGCTGGCCAACTTCATCCCCTGGGGCCCTGCCAGCATCCAGGTGGCCCTGTCAAGGAAGTCTCCCTACCTGCCTTCAGCCCACCGGGTCAGTGGGCTCATGATGGCCAACCACACCAGCATCTCCTCG CTCTTCGAGCGGACCTGTCGCCAGTATGACAAGCTGCGGAAACGGGAGGCCTTCCTGGAGCAGTTCCGCAAGGAGGACATCTTCAAGGAGAACTTCGACGAGCTGGACACGTCCAGGGAGGTGGTGCAGCAGCTCATCGATGAGTACCACGCAGCCACGCGGCCAGACTACATCTCCTGGGGTGCCCAGGAGCAGTGA